From a region of the candidate division KSB1 bacterium genome:
- a CDS encoding efflux RND transporter periplasmic adaptor subunit has translation MSKKTLRSIILVLLLCAIFASSALFIVSKLKKNSTSLSNKTAEQSSQEGNIPEIVPVMVSAKPSHRGDLIIRVSASGQTEAIQQVTIMPKISGEIVELPIYEGKLVSSGDLLIKLDDREYQLALNDARQKLLKARSEYEVQKLDRKALDQLIDSSAINRSEQLEKQWKDALQRYHDGELDEASYQKIWLDYQSAQILRGVRHEEMVASRTGFSSALIDYERAQLNLSRCEIRAPFSGQIGDLSVRNGQFISAGKECCKLLNLSRLRVNVGVLESEVQHLAVGRKATIELPAFPSEKFEGNVITINPIIDPDHKTCRVTVEMPNPNNRIKAGMFAYVKIDAQIYHDRLLVPREAVLTRDQRTLIFAVQKNDEGKLLAKWNYVETGLENDEYIEILNTNFPFQAGDLVITSGHYTLAHDAEVKLINEGE, from the coding sequence ATGTCGAAAAAGACCCTCCGTTCTATTATTTTGGTGCTGTTGCTGTGCGCAATTTTTGCTTCTTCTGCCCTATTTATCGTCTCAAAATTGAAAAAGAACTCCACATCTTTATCGAACAAAACTGCTGAGCAAAGCAGCCAAGAAGGAAACATACCTGAGATCGTTCCAGTAATGGTCTCTGCTAAGCCATCTCATCGCGGAGACTTAATTATCCGCGTTTCAGCGTCTGGTCAAACTGAAGCGATTCAACAAGTCACTATCATGCCCAAGATCAGCGGCGAAATCGTCGAATTGCCCATTTATGAGGGAAAATTGGTCAGCTCAGGAGATCTATTGATCAAACTGGACGACCGAGAATATCAGCTCGCGCTGAACGATGCACGACAAAAATTGCTGAAGGCGCGTTCTGAATATGAGGTGCAAAAACTGGATCGTAAAGCGCTCGATCAATTGATCGATTCGTCTGCAATTAATCGCTCTGAACAATTAGAAAAGCAGTGGAAAGATGCCCTTCAACGCTATCATGACGGTGAGTTAGATGAAGCCAGCTATCAAAAAATCTGGCTGGATTATCAAAGCGCCCAAATTTTGCGCGGCGTTCGCCACGAAGAAATGGTTGCGAGTAGAACTGGATTTTCATCTGCCCTCATCGATTATGAACGGGCCCAGCTTAATCTCTCCCGATGCGAGATTCGAGCGCCATTCTCAGGACAGATCGGAGATCTCTCAGTTCGAAATGGGCAATTCATTTCAGCAGGGAAAGAATGTTGCAAATTGCTCAATCTATCTCGGCTTCGGGTCAATGTCGGAGTGCTCGAAAGCGAAGTTCAGCATTTGGCAGTTGGGAGAAAAGCTACTATCGAACTTCCCGCATTTCCAAGCGAAAAATTCGAGGGCAACGTCATCACCATCAATCCCATTATTGATCCAGACCATAAAACCTGTCGCGTGACCGTCGAAATGCCCAATCCCAACAATCGCATTAAAGCAGGAATGTTCGCTTACGTTAAAATCGATGCCCAGATTTATCACGATCGACTTTTAGTCCCCAGGGAGGCAGTTTTAACCCGTGACCAGCGAACCTTAATTTTTGCGGTCCAAAAAAATGACGAAGGTAAGCTGCTAGCCAAATGGAATTATGTTGAAACTGGCTTAGAAAATGATGAATATATCGAAATCCTGAACACCAATTTTCCATTTCAGGCTGGCGACCTGGTCATTACTTCGGGTCATTACACCCTCGCCCACGATGCGGAAGTGAAACTAATAAATGAGGGCGAGTAA
- a CDS encoding homocysteine S-methyltransferase family protein, producing MKRGSIVAAVKSGKILVSDGAWGTMLYKKGLMPGDCPERWCLERPRDVLEIAQGYIEAGADMVQTNSFGGTRIKLGYCGLADRAAEINEIAARLSRQAAGDDHWVIASMGPTGKMLLMGEVTEEELYDAFKEQAMALERGGADALCIETMMATDEAAVAIRAARENTDCEVICTFTFDRTVSGDYRTLMGTTPQEATRAALDAGAQIIGTNCGNGFERMIDIVRAIRQEAPDAPLLVHANAGLPKNINGVDVFPDTPEQMGSLVPALIEAGANIIGGCCGTTPDHIRAIRAAVDRLKR from the coding sequence ATGAAGAGAGGGTCAATTGTCGCTGCCGTGAAAAGCGGCAAAATTCTCGTGTCCGATGGGGCTTGGGGGACGATGCTGTATAAAAAGGGATTGATGCCAGGGGATTGTCCTGAGCGGTGGTGTTTAGAGCGGCCAAGGGATGTGCTGGAGATAGCGCAAGGGTACATTGAAGCTGGGGCGGACATGGTGCAGACCAACAGCTTTGGTGGCACTCGGATCAAATTGGGCTATTGTGGTTTGGCCGATCGGGCGGCTGAGATCAATGAGATTGCGGCACGGCTTTCTCGGCAAGCGGCAGGGGATGATCATTGGGTCATTGCCTCGATGGGGCCGACTGGAAAGATGCTCCTCATGGGAGAGGTCACTGAAGAGGAGCTATATGATGCCTTTAAAGAACAAGCCATGGCGCTCGAGCGTGGCGGCGCGGACGCACTCTGTATCGAGACCATGATGGCGACTGATGAGGCTGCGGTAGCGATTCGGGCGGCGCGGGAAAATACCGATTGCGAAGTCATCTGCACATTTACCTTCGATCGAACTGTTTCTGGTGACTATCGGACGCTGATGGGGACGACTCCCCAAGAGGCGACTCGCGCTGCGCTTGATGCCGGCGCTCAGATCATCGGCACCAATTGTGGTAACGGATTCGAGCGGATGATCGATATTGTCCGAGCCATTCGGCAGGAAGCTCCAGACGCTCCGCTGCTGGTCCACGCCAATGCCGGTCTGCCCAAAAATATCAACGGCGTGGATGTCTTCCCTGATACTCCAGAACAAATGGGTTCGTTGGTCCCAGCCCTCATTGAAGCGGGAGCGAACATCATTGGTGGTTGTTGTGGCACAACACCAGATCACATTCGCGCGATTAGAGCCGCCGTGGACAGGTTGAAACGATGA
- a CDS encoding Clp1/GlmU family protein: MGVVEQNWQALLDQIRQESRGGIIYVIGANDTGKSTLCTYLAENLAQRHLSAYIDCDPGQSLIGPPTTIGLKIPFHSKDTSPSIYLYFVGSTTPRGHLLQTLVGIKKLTEHAQSLGAHWIVLDSSGFVLDPVAREFQFRVIDVLQPRFLIVLQRPDNDLRWTHSYQQHPTIRLFHLEPSRAIISRNPAMRKEYRTLKFKRYFETAVSQDIPLKGISFHGRIPNLKDPSRYRSLLVACCDVNNFVIALGIIQSVDLVNKKIQIYAPQLNPEKIHFLQFGSIYLNLEGQQLFPWRIHELAKPADQNPNVQKGN; the protein is encoded by the coding sequence ATGGGCGTTGTCGAACAAAACTGGCAGGCCTTACTTGATCAAATTAGACAGGAATCACGGGGCGGGATCATTTACGTCATCGGAGCCAATGATACGGGGAAAAGTACCTTATGCACTTATCTCGCTGAAAACCTTGCTCAGCGCCATCTCAGCGCTTATATCGATTGCGATCCAGGACAATCGCTCATTGGCCCGCCGACCACCATTGGTCTAAAAATCCCGTTTCATTCAAAGGATACATCGCCCAGCATCTATCTGTACTTTGTAGGATCGACCACACCTCGAGGCCACCTATTACAAACTTTGGTTGGGATCAAGAAATTGACCGAACATGCCCAATCGCTTGGCGCCCATTGGATCGTCCTCGATTCCTCAGGATTTGTATTGGATCCAGTCGCCCGAGAATTCCAATTTCGCGTGATCGATGTGCTGCAGCCTCGGTTTCTCATCGTCTTACAACGACCTGACAATGATCTCCGATGGACGCACAGCTACCAACAGCATCCCACCATTCGCTTGTTCCATCTCGAGCCTTCCAGAGCGATTATTTCGAGAAATCCAGCAATGCGAAAGGAATACCGCACGCTAAAATTCAAGCGTTACTTCGAAACCGCCGTCTCTCAGGATATTCCGCTAAAAGGGATCAGCTTTCATGGCCGAATTCCAAATTTAAAAGACCCATCTCGGTATCGCTCGCTGCTAGTGGCGTGTTGCGATGTCAATAACTTTGTGATAGCCCTAGGAATCATTCAATCCGTTGATTTGGTAAATAAAAAAATTCAAATTTATGCCCCCCAGCTCAATCCAGAGAAAATCCATTTCCTTCAATTTGGCTCGATCTACTTGAACCTTGAGGGACAACAGCTTTTTCCTTGGCGCATTCATGAATTAGCTAAGCCAGCCGATCAAAACCCCAACGTTCAGAAAGGCAACTGA
- a CDS encoding SPASM domain-containing protein, with amino-acid sequence MSKSFDRLRRFACAMHAVLRSRFCTHRPFFISHLITTRCFAHCPTCLWRGHSHEQFDTSKIIEFYSQARALGFIATTFWGGEPLLRQDLVDILKHCHRIGLAAGVITNGYFLPEQAPNLSQYLDFLIVSIDLPDQRHDELRSVPGLFDRALSGIDQVQRLNPRLKIFINSVISRLNDDAIEPLVQLAERLNLSITFESVNQGLVEFPREDDRTSVDLRLPVPVERARFREILLLKKQHHAINNSLAYLNLFIRGEVRYRCHAPKISIRVEPDGSVTNCQNRSHPLGNVYKQPLRDIIESPQLRQLQQQAENCSRCVDSGVIESSLFWEFNFGVMANSFKLFLK; translated from the coding sequence ATGTCCAAAAGCTTTGATCGCTTGCGAAGATTTGCCTGCGCCATGCACGCTGTGCTTCGATCGCGATTTTGCACCCATCGGCCATTCTTTATTTCCCATTTGATCACCACACGCTGTTTCGCCCATTGCCCAACTTGTCTCTGGCGCGGCCACTCGCACGAACAGTTCGATACGTCCAAAATTATCGAATTCTACTCCCAGGCACGGGCGTTGGGCTTCATCGCAACTACATTTTGGGGTGGCGAGCCCCTGCTGCGTCAAGACTTGGTCGACATCTTGAAGCATTGCCATCGCATTGGTTTGGCGGCTGGGGTGATCACCAACGGCTATTTTCTTCCCGAGCAAGCTCCCAACTTGTCTCAATATCTGGACTTTCTGATCGTCTCTATCGATCTTCCAGATCAGCGCCATGATGAATTGAGAAGTGTGCCTGGCCTATTTGACCGCGCCCTTTCTGGAATCGACCAGGTGCAACGCTTAAATCCCAGATTGAAAATCTTTATCAATTCGGTGATCAGCCGCCTCAATGATGATGCGATCGAACCATTAGTCCAATTGGCGGAGCGATTGAATCTCTCCATCACTTTCGAATCTGTGAACCAGGGACTCGTCGAATTTCCACGGGAAGATGATCGGACATCAGTCGATCTGAGACTACCAGTCCCAGTGGAGCGCGCTCGATTTCGGGAGATTCTATTGCTCAAGAAACAGCACCACGCTATTAACAATTCGCTCGCTTATTTGAATTTGTTCATTAGGGGCGAAGTCCGCTATCGCTGCCATGCACCGAAAATCAGCATCCGAGTGGAGCCGGATGGCAGCGTCACTAACTGCCAGAACCGATCTCATCCGCTTGGCAATGTCTATAAGCAACCACTCAGGGACATTATCGAATCCCCTCAATTAAGACAATTGCAGCAGCAGGCAGAAAATTGCTCGCGCTGTGTAGATTCCGGGGTCATCGAATCATCATTGTTTTGGGAGTTCAATTTTGGAGTCATGGCAAATAGTTTCAAATTGTTTCTGAAGTGA
- a CDS encoding TetR/AcrR family transcriptional regulator has product MKRSASKKNQDKYEDILIAAKRLFSKQGYEKTSVRQIVEEANTSMGNLYFHFPNKLAILKTICKNYINILRQQIYEVHKLSLPPEVGFALDLKIGYINTLENPKLFPLWLVIRRIPEIHKYSLENKKIRLKTFFGDQIPAEELDLLAIAIQGIADSFYEQKKAGKLPKNLTKPGYQIIDFALRLLGYSRERIREVIEQVEDYIQKENITIADYFKD; this is encoded by the coding sequence ATGAAAAGGTCTGCTTCCAAAAAAAATCAGGACAAGTATGAAGATATCTTGATTGCTGCAAAAAGGTTGTTTTCGAAACAAGGCTACGAGAAAACTTCGGTGCGACAGATCGTTGAAGAAGCGAATACTTCAATGGGCAATTTGTATTTTCATTTCCCAAATAAATTGGCAATTTTGAAAACCATTTGCAAGAACTATATCAATATCCTTCGCCAACAAATTTATGAAGTCCATAAGCTATCGCTCCCCCCGGAAGTCGGCTTTGCATTAGATTTAAAGATCGGCTATATCAACACGCTCGAAAATCCCAAGCTTTTCCCACTCTGGTTGGTCATCCGTCGCATTCCTGAGATCCATAAGTACTCGCTGGAAAATAAAAAAATCCGATTGAAGACCTTCTTTGGGGATCAGATCCCAGCAGAGGAGTTGGATTTGCTGGCGATTGCGATTCAGGGGATTGCGGATTCTTTTTATGAACAGAAAAAGGCAGGAAAATTGCCGAAGAATTTAACGAAACCAGGTTACCAGATCATCGATTTTGCGTTGCGTCTGCTGGGCTATTCCCGGGAAAGGATTCGGGAAGTCATCGAACAGGTGGAAGATTATATTCAAAAAGAAAACATCACGATTGCCGATTATTTCAAGGATTAA
- a CDS encoding TonB-dependent receptor has protein sequence MSLSKLAIWLGVLVIAIGFFVGDLSAQVSGRIVGRVTDSSTGNYLPGANVMIKGTNMGAATGRQGEFVISNVPPGSYTLVVSYIGYEEFSTSVSVTVGGTTRQDVALKVSYVEMEQVVVEGIRQGQVKALSQQRTSATIQNVVAQEMIERFPDENTADVLKRIPGVYIQNSLGEGRFALIRGTDPRLNIITVNGEKLATNRTEERYPQLDIIGSSQLASVEVTKALTPDMDGDAIGGSINLVTRSAFDYPGRRIDITVGSGYANIDAKPIGQGKIHFSNVFGANRKLGFSITANWDQKERGTHNTEPRWADKEDINKNKIPFALTEVTLMDYNSTFTRYGLGGSLEYRLSENHQWNLRGLYSLFRDETFRPRMRLRVDRGKYLNPEGTLTQDSRIVRDHTWRIENLYQQNYSFGGLHKFGNMTLDYTAAYSYADEKHPDQYLSEWDFDKKVNLALDLSLPEAPKWTFANIADSLQYDPTLYTLSQFDYRSTTATNTITTGAANFKMPYNLFSLPAELKLGIKANMSKKDRDEDRWRYKWTGKTKIKLNQLASDEEEKDFFNGEYEIFGPVPDQKKVADFIKAYKPDSISAELRYWDSEGQNFVANEMVYAYYAMTTVNVGKFMFLGGLRHEFTQNEYDGTQLFFNDKGAFSSMERVKAKRDYNNILPMVHLRYRLTPMTNVRLAYTHAIARPNYWDYAPYFFVDPSGKKIDAGNPDLKPTTSKNVDLMFEHYFGGIGIASGGFFYKKLDDIIYVETSKVVGGTWDGFTKEQAINGGSANLFGFELNWQQEFSFLPGFLSGFGIYANYTHTWSDAEMLGREGVLPGQAGDVANASLAYEKYGFSARLSASYRDKFIVAVGQDKPRDEWMDKHLQIDFSATYNILPWMQAYFEAINLTNEPSYKYLGERSRPLVVEYFSWWMKGGLKFRFGS, from the coding sequence ATGAGTCTGTCAAAATTAGCGATTTGGTTAGGCGTGCTTGTGATCGCTATTGGATTCTTTGTTGGCGATTTAAGCGCGCAGGTCAGCGGGAGAATTGTCGGTCGCGTGACCGATTCGAGCACTGGCAATTATCTTCCTGGCGCGAATGTGATGATCAAAGGGACCAATATGGGAGCGGCAACTGGGCGACAGGGAGAATTTGTGATTTCAAATGTTCCCCCAGGCAGCTATACTCTCGTTGTGAGTTACATCGGGTATGAGGAATTTTCGACATCGGTCAGCGTCACTGTCGGTGGTACCACGCGGCAGGATGTTGCGCTTAAGGTGAGCTATGTGGAGATGGAGCAGGTGGTCGTTGAAGGGATTCGGCAGGGGCAGGTGAAGGCGCTCAGCCAGCAGCGGACCTCAGCAACGATCCAGAACGTGGTAGCCCAAGAGATGATTGAGCGATTTCCCGATGAAAATACGGCTGACGTATTGAAGCGCATCCCTGGGGTCTATATTCAAAACAGCTTGGGTGAAGGAAGGTTCGCATTGATTCGCGGCACAGATCCGAGGTTGAATATTATTACTGTAAACGGCGAGAAATTAGCCACGAACCGCACCGAGGAACGGTATCCGCAATTGGACATTATCGGCTCTAGCCAACTGGCCTCAGTGGAAGTGACCAAAGCATTGACACCCGATATGGATGGCGATGCTATCGGTGGTTCCATCAATTTGGTCACCCGGAGCGCCTTCGATTATCCGGGTCGACGGATCGACATCACAGTGGGCAGTGGTTATGCGAACATCGATGCCAAGCCTATCGGTCAAGGCAAGATCCATTTCAGCAATGTATTCGGCGCCAATCGGAAGTTGGGCTTCAGTATTACTGCCAACTGGGATCAAAAAGAACGCGGCACCCATAATACCGAACCCCGCTGGGCGGATAAAGAGGACATCAACAAAAACAAAATCCCGTTCGCGTTGACCGAAGTGACCTTGATGGATTACAATTCCACCTTCACTCGATATGGTTTGGGCGGCAGCTTGGAGTATCGGCTGTCGGAGAACCATCAATGGAATTTACGCGGCTTGTACAGTCTATTTCGGGATGAGACTTTTCGTCCAAGAATGCGGCTGCGCGTCGATCGCGGCAAATACCTGAACCCAGAAGGAACGCTCACCCAGGATTCCCGGATCGTCCGGGATCACACCTGGCGGATCGAAAATTTGTACCAGCAAAATTACTCATTTGGCGGCCTGCATAAATTCGGCAACATGACGCTCGATTATACGGCGGCGTATAGTTATGCCGATGAAAAGCATCCCGACCAGTATCTTTCCGAATGGGATTTCGACAAAAAGGTCAACTTGGCCCTCGACCTATCTCTGCCAGAAGCCCCCAAATGGACTTTTGCTAATATCGCTGATTCATTACAGTACGATCCAACCCTCTATACACTAAGCCAGTTTGATTACCGCAGTACCACAGCTACGAATACCATCACTACGGGTGCTGCGAATTTTAAAATGCCATATAATCTCTTCAGCCTCCCTGCGGAATTGAAACTCGGCATCAAAGCGAATATGTCTAAAAAGGATCGGGATGAAGATCGCTGGCGCTATAAATGGACCGGCAAAACGAAGATCAAATTGAATCAACTGGCGAGCGATGAGGAAGAGAAAGATTTCTTCAATGGCGAGTATGAGATATTCGGACCTGTGCCTGATCAGAAGAAAGTGGCAGATTTCATCAAAGCTTACAAACCAGATTCAATATCAGCGGAGCTGCGTTATTGGGATTCTGAAGGGCAGAATTTTGTCGCCAATGAAATGGTTTATGCGTACTACGCTATGACAACGGTGAATGTGGGCAAATTCATGTTCCTCGGCGGCCTGCGCCATGAATTCACCCAGAACGAATACGATGGCACCCAACTCTTTTTCAATGATAAGGGTGCTTTCTCCAGTATGGAGCGGGTGAAAGCGAAGCGAGATTATAATAATATCCTGCCCATGGTTCATCTGCGCTATCGGTTGACCCCAATGACCAACGTCAGGTTGGCTTATACTCATGCGATTGCTCGGCCTAACTATTGGGATTATGCGCCGTACTTCTTCGTTGATCCCAGCGGCAAAAAGATCGATGCGGGCAATCCTGATTTAAAGCCTACTACTTCGAAAAACGTCGATTTGATGTTCGAGCATTATTTTGGTGGCATTGGTATCGCTTCAGGTGGCTTCTTCTACAAGAAGCTCGATGACATCATCTACGTGGAGACCTCCAAAGTCGTTGGCGGCACTTGGGATGGTTTTACCAAAGAGCAGGCCATTAACGGCGGTTCAGCCAATCTGTTCGGATTTGAGTTGAATTGGCAACAAGAGTTCTCCTTCCTGCCCGGTTTCTTGAGCGGATTTGGTATTTACGCCAACTATACCCATACCTGGTCCGATGCGGAGATGTTGGGACGGGAAGGCGTTCTGCCCGGACAGGCTGGCGATGTAGCCAATGCCTCATTGGCTTATGAAAAGTATGGCTTCTCGGCTCGGCTCAGTGCCAGTTATCGGGATAAATTTATTGTCGCTGTGGGCCAGGATAAACCGCGGGATGAGTGGATGGATAAGCATCTGCAAATCGATTTCTCCGCCACGTATAATATCCTACCGTGGATGCAGGCATATTTCGAAGCGATCAACCTCACCAACGAGCCCTCTTATAAATACTTGGGAGAGCGAAGCCGTCCATTGGTGGTGGAGTATTTCTCGTGGTGGATGAAAGGTGGGTTGAAGTTCAGATTCGGTAGCTAA
- a CDS encoding T9SS type A sorting domain-containing protein, whose protein sequence is MNLFKRCLACCLWLVIISMLATKSFSQTINISPTSLYFGKIPEGKEAVRDLLLFNISLQPLKINRLRIQGTDASLFSLVTDPGTVTLNLAEMLIVPIKFKPAIEGTFSAQIVVESNASTSPNVIEMNGEGTDLDRGMITFERIFGGPNFDGAGSVRITADGGYLIAGSTIRVDQEYSDAFLAKLDIYGHIEWSEWYGEEEWSEGFSRAISALDGGYICVGSHANSQAKDEPNVYIVKTDAKGKLLWQKSYGRTPFKPDEGSDIIPASDGNGYIIAGRSTTAQDENAYIIKIDVNGNRLWDKVYGGPAGENAATIQATLDGGYIFLGSTSSYKTGGAGDYDFYVVKIDASGNVIWEKNYGGSDWDRGGSLISAVDGGYLLSGWTSSPEFGAAARDIYLIKIDANGNKQWQKLYGWEHHDYANDIIATLEGGYLMVGSSERYYDAPMETWRADLYIIKIDFAGNEQWSKLYGGLKGEGASSVRQTSDGGYIVAGGTGSYSRDSDIYLLKLDRSGGFTPIVNSPEAVLGKFHLAQNYPNPFNSSTNIRYQLPHKTTVQITIYNIYGQIIRTLIHESQTAGSYHIRVEADDLPSGLYLYQIKTNEFSETKRMLLVK, encoded by the coding sequence ATGAACCTGTTCAAGCGATGCCTCGCGTGTTGCTTGTGGCTGGTGATCATTTCGATGCTGGCGACAAAATCTTTTTCGCAGACGATCAATATTTCTCCGACCAGTCTGTACTTCGGAAAAATTCCAGAGGGCAAAGAAGCAGTAAGAGATTTGTTGCTCTTCAATATCAGCCTTCAGCCGCTGAAGATCAACAGATTGCGGATTCAGGGAACTGATGCTTCGTTATTTTCTCTGGTAACAGATCCTGGAACGGTGACGCTGAATCTGGCGGAGATGCTCATTGTGCCCATTAAATTTAAACCAGCCATCGAAGGGACGTTCTCGGCGCAAATTGTGGTCGAAAGCAATGCCAGCACGAGCCCGAACGTTATTGAAATGAACGGCGAAGGCACGGATCTCGATCGAGGAATGATCACGTTTGAACGGATCTTCGGAGGCCCGAATTTCGATGGCGCGGGCTCTGTCCGCATCACGGCCGATGGCGGTTATCTCATCGCCGGATCGACGATCCGAGTCGATCAGGAATATTCCGACGCTTTTTTGGCAAAACTGGATATTTATGGTCACATCGAATGGAGCGAATGGTACGGCGAAGAGGAATGGAGCGAAGGTTTTTCCCGAGCGATTAGTGCCCTGGATGGTGGCTATATTTGTGTGGGGTCTCACGCCAATAGCCAGGCAAAAGATGAACCCAACGTCTATATCGTCAAGACCGATGCCAAAGGAAAATTGCTTTGGCAAAAGTCTTACGGTCGCACACCTTTTAAGCCTGATGAGGGCTCGGATATTATCCCTGCCAGCGATGGAAATGGTTACATCATTGCGGGTCGATCGACCACGGCGCAGGATGAGAACGCTTATATCATCAAAATCGATGTAAACGGGAATCGCTTGTGGGATAAAGTCTATGGGGGGCCAGCGGGCGAAAATGCGGCAACGATTCAAGCAACTCTGGACGGCGGCTATATTTTTCTGGGATCGACCAGTTCCTATAAAACTGGAGGAGCAGGCGATTATGATTTTTATGTCGTCAAAATCGATGCTTCGGGCAATGTGATCTGGGAGAAAAACTATGGCGGCTCCGATTGGGATCGAGGTGGCTCGCTCATTTCTGCCGTTGACGGTGGTTATCTTTTATCAGGCTGGACCTCCAGCCCTGAATTTGGCGCGGCGGCTCGTGATATTTATTTGATAAAAATCGATGCCAATGGCAATAAACAATGGCAGAAGCTTTACGGCTGGGAACATCACGATTACGCTAACGACATCATTGCCACCCTGGAAGGTGGTTATCTCATGGTCGGAAGTTCGGAGCGCTATTACGATGCGCCAATGGAAACCTGGCGGGCAGATCTGTATATCATTAAAATCGATTTTGCGGGTAATGAACAATGGAGCAAACTCTATGGCGGTCTAAAGGGCGAGGGTGCTTCCAGCGTACGTCAGACCAGCGATGGCGGATATATCGTTGCTGGCGGCACGGGAAGTTATAGCAGGGATTCGGACATCTATCTGCTCAAATTGGATCGATCAGGTGGTTTTACACCAATCGTTAATTCACCAGAGGCCGTGCTTGGAAAATTTCATTTGGCGCAGAATTATCCTAATCCATTCAATAGCAGTACCAATATCCGTTATCAACTACCCCACAAAACGACGGTTCAAATTACAATCTACAATATTTATGGACAGATCATTCGGACTCTGATTCATGAATCTCAAACCGCAGGCTCATACCACATCCGAGTTGAAGCCGACGATCTGCCCAGCGGTCTGTATCTCTACCAAATCAAAACCAATGAATTTTCTGAGACGAAACGGATGTTGCTGGTGAAATAG